A section of the Polynucleobacter sp. AP-Sving-400A-A2 genome encodes:
- a CDS encoding tripartite tricarboxylate transporter substrate binding protein — translation MIKKSIKKIVLSSLVLPLVFGTAFASYPDKPIKMLVGYAPGSSTDIVGRMVANELSIALKQSVIVENRGGAAGSLAADAVAKSAPDGYTVLFAQNGLAINVAANPRLPFNGQKDLLPVVGVAATPHILIVNTNSKAKNVADLISMLRADPGKMSFGSSGIGNSDHMAGELFLATTGTQAIHIPYKGGSPAATDLVGGQIDFYFAGMPVGLPLYKGEKVNALAVTSKNRFSGAPELVTMQEAGVKGYEMALWQGLFVPAGTPPAIINTLSKTILKILETPEMKERFVKAGVQIAPMTTQQFTDLYVSDIARWKVVIEKAKIKLD, via the coding sequence ATGATTAAAAAATCAATTAAAAAAATAGTGTTGAGTTCTTTAGTGTTGCCACTAGTTTTCGGGACGGCGTTTGCGTCCTATCCAGATAAGCCCATAAAGATGTTGGTTGGGTATGCGCCAGGAAGTTCAACCGACATCGTTGGGAGAATGGTGGCCAATGAGCTCAGCATCGCCTTAAAGCAATCGGTCATTGTGGAGAATAGAGGCGGTGCTGCAGGTAGTTTGGCGGCTGATGCAGTTGCTAAAAGCGCTCCAGATGGTTACACCGTCTTATTTGCGCAAAATGGCTTAGCAATTAACGTCGCTGCAAACCCAAGACTCCCTTTTAACGGTCAAAAAGATTTGCTACCCGTTGTCGGAGTAGCCGCTACCCCACATATCTTGATTGTGAATACCAATTCCAAAGCTAAAAATGTGGCTGATTTAATTTCTATGCTCCGAGCTGATCCTGGAAAGATGAGCTTTGGCTCCTCTGGGATTGGTAACTCCGACCACATGGCTGGAGAGCTATTCCTGGCAACCACTGGTACTCAAGCGATTCATATTCCATACAAGGGTGGATCACCAGCTGCAACAGATTTAGTGGGCGGTCAAATTGATTTTTACTTTGCTGGCATGCCAGTGGGGCTACCTTTATATAAAGGTGAAAAAGTCAATGCACTGGCTGTTACTAGCAAGAATCGATTTAGCGGGGCTCCTGAATTAGTTACCATGCAAGAGGCTGGTGTAAAGGGTTATGAAATGGCTTTGTGGCAAGGCCTGTTTGTTCCAGCTGGAACGCCTCCTGCCATTATCAACACCCTCAGCAAGACAATCTTGAAAATTCTCGAGACTCCAGAGATGAAAGAGCGTTTTGTGAAGGCGGGTGTGCAAATTGCACCGATGACTACCCAGCAATTTACCGATTTATATGTCTCTGATATTGCCAGATGGAAAGTGGTGATTGAAAAGGCAAAAATTAAGCTAGATTAA
- a CDS encoding pirin family protein has product MLTLRKAQDRGYADHGWLKSFHSFSFAGYHDPRFMGWGNLRVINEDKVAAGMGFGKHGHRNMEIISYVLSGQLAHEDSMGNIKGIPPGDVQRMSAGTGVTHSEFNHAKDQTTHFLQIWIEPNVMEIPPSYEQKSIPPSAKQNKLCLIASPDGSGNAIKIHADARIYVGLFDGHHSQKLDLDLQRKAYVHLIRGSLHVNDILLSSGDALLIENESSLLIGDGKDAEVLVFDLSSE; this is encoded by the coding sequence ATGCTAACCCTTCGAAAAGCTCAAGACCGCGGCTACGCTGATCATGGCTGGCTTAAAAGCTTCCATTCCTTCTCTTTTGCGGGCTATCACGACCCCCGATTCATGGGCTGGGGCAATTTAAGGGTAATTAATGAGGACAAGGTGGCTGCAGGCATGGGTTTTGGTAAGCATGGCCACCGCAACATGGAAATCATCAGCTATGTTTTGTCTGGGCAATTAGCGCACGAAGACAGCATGGGAAATATCAAAGGTATTCCACCGGGTGACGTTCAACGCATGAGTGCCGGAACTGGAGTTACCCATAGCGAGTTTAATCACGCCAAAGATCAAACTACCCACTTCCTACAAATTTGGATAGAACCCAATGTCATGGAAATCCCGCCAAGTTATGAGCAAAAATCGATTCCACCCTCAGCAAAGCAAAACAAGCTCTGCTTAATTGCATCGCCGGATGGTTCAGGGAATGCCATCAAAATTCATGCGGATGCCAGAATATATGTGGGCCTTTTTGATGGTCACCATTCCCAAAAATTAGATCTCGATTTACAGCGTAAGGCCTATGTGCATCTGATAAGAGGCTCCCTACATGTCAATGACATACTTCTATCAAGTGGAGATGCACTACTAATAGAGAATGAAAGTAGCCTACTTATTGGTGACGGCAAAGATGCTGAGGTCTTGGTGTTCGATCTCAGCAGCGAATAA
- a CDS encoding TAXI family TRAP transporter solute-binding subunit, with protein MGSIKQDIKETYLGLYETVQEKWSDFSQFLKEAWPILVFLLVALLGVWWYADPPPPRHVVMATGQLGGSYDVLGKKYAAFFNKKGITLELLPTKGAEENVAHLVDRKDPVQAAFVQAGAFNPHEVTGVESLGTISYDPIWLFYRGPEIKVDDFQAIKARASFFLNSRMSVGLKGSGTHAQAMHILKANGFEEGSHFLHLSGAHSAEALQKGEIDAAFIVDAYEAPNVQKLLKDPNLHLVAFDRAEAYARLLPYMQILNVPAGAFSLARNFPPRDIKLMASTTNLLIDDRMHPALQFLFLEAAREINGKASFFAESGEFPSFKNTGLPQSSVALHYEKNGSPLLMLYFPFWLAELINRLVFVLLPFCAVAYPVLLTLPGYRNKRMKRKIDRLYGTLKSYEQELTANFLPAVKDEYLKKLDLLEYEALQLKVSKSMSSDYYALRTSIDYVRNCLNRGVHPYQSQENAVGV; from the coding sequence ATGGGAAGTATCAAACAAGACATTAAAGAAACCTATCTCGGGCTATATGAGACCGTTCAGGAAAAGTGGAGTGATTTTTCTCAGTTCCTGAAAGAGGCTTGGCCTATCTTGGTCTTTCTCTTGGTAGCCTTGCTCGGAGTGTGGTGGTACGCTGATCCACCACCACCAAGACACGTGGTGATGGCAACTGGTCAGCTCGGGGGTTCCTACGACGTTTTAGGAAAAAAGTACGCTGCCTTTTTCAATAAAAAAGGCATTACTCTCGAATTACTCCCTACAAAAGGTGCCGAGGAAAATGTGGCCCACTTGGTTGATCGTAAGGATCCAGTTCAAGCTGCCTTTGTACAAGCAGGCGCATTTAATCCTCATGAGGTTACTGGAGTGGAATCTCTTGGCACGATTTCATATGATCCAATTTGGTTGTTTTATCGTGGTCCAGAAATTAAGGTGGATGATTTTCAGGCCATTAAAGCTCGTGCCAGCTTCTTTCTAAATTCTAGAATGTCGGTTGGTTTGAAGGGTAGTGGAACCCACGCTCAAGCAATGCATATCCTGAAAGCGAATGGCTTTGAGGAAGGGTCACATTTTCTGCATCTCTCTGGTGCTCATTCGGCTGAAGCTTTGCAAAAAGGCGAGATCGATGCGGCGTTCATTGTGGATGCTTATGAGGCTCCGAATGTCCAGAAATTGCTAAAGGATCCTAATTTACATTTGGTTGCCTTTGATCGAGCTGAGGCGTATGCACGCTTACTGCCATATATGCAAATACTAAATGTCCCTGCAGGTGCATTTAGCCTAGCGCGGAATTTTCCTCCAAGAGATATTAAGTTGATGGCTTCAACTACCAATTTACTGATTGATGACAGAATGCATCCGGCACTCCAATTTTTATTTTTAGAGGCTGCACGTGAGATTAATGGTAAAGCAAGCTTCTTTGCGGAGAGTGGTGAATTCCCTTCCTTTAAAAATACAGGTCTCCCACAAAGCTCTGTAGCCTTGCATTACGAAAAAAATGGCTCGCCATTACTAATGCTCTATTTCCCTTTTTGGTTGGCAGAGCTGATCAATCGCTTGGTTTTTGTATTGCTGCCGTTCTGTGCCGTGGCATATCCTGTCTTGCTTACTTTACCGGGCTATCGCAACAAGCGAATGAAGCGAAAAATTGATAGGTTGTACGGCACTCTAAAGAGCTATGAGCAAGAACTCACTGCAAACTTTCTGCCAGCAGTGAAAGATGAATATCTGAAGAAATTGGATTTACTGGAGTACGAGGCATTGCAGTTAAAAGTCTCTAAAAGTATGTCTAGCGATTATTACGCCTTACGCACCAGCATAGACTATGTCCGTAACTGCCTCAATCGGGGTGTGCATCCATATCAATCCCAAGAGAATGCTGTTGGCGTATAG
- a CDS encoding DUF3422 domain-containing protein: protein MKPYDHPARKQLHEEVHARPPIALWPNERVLSQSFLLDASSRQTQIEWIQKLSVALGIPNDHQQDHSFKMLTLAPEPERVLIKWELHGEFATIAAITHNPIKITGPLLESRLALEQSLDALLQSLGCPTIVEAGGERISALDLAFEHRPLFAEAQEVSSIFSGNTVLGSYILSSKKAQLWTDLRLDEDGFISYFIPHDILGSRQAGRVARAIAEAETYRMAAMIAFPVAKSLSIPLRTAESELADLSESISQLQTESGVHTEKDGHFLGELSNLASRAEQWISGYGLRFTASEAYSQLLSKNLYELVESPIPGVQSLSEFMDRRFQPAMGTCIWTQRRLKELSDRISRTTQTLRTRIEFVNEEQTQKLLASMDQRARLQLRLQETVESLSVLVLTYYAVSLLAYMAKGVKEAGLAIHPEIIAAIAAPVVAITFLFISKRRRKRIIEMGKAL from the coding sequence ATGAAACCGTACGATCATCCTGCTCGAAAACAATTGCATGAAGAGGTGCATGCGCGTCCACCTATTGCGCTCTGGCCAAACGAAAGAGTGCTGTCGCAATCCTTTTTACTTGATGCAAGTTCTCGCCAAACTCAAATTGAGTGGATACAAAAGCTTAGTGTCGCCTTAGGCATTCCTAATGATCATCAACAGGATCACTCCTTTAAGATGTTGACTCTGGCGCCCGAACCAGAGAGGGTGTTAATTAAATGGGAGTTGCATGGCGAGTTCGCAACCATTGCAGCCATTACGCACAATCCCATCAAAATCACTGGACCGTTACTAGAGTCACGCCTCGCTTTGGAACAGAGTTTAGATGCATTACTTCAGAGTCTAGGCTGCCCAACTATTGTTGAGGCCGGTGGCGAAAGAATTTCTGCTTTAGATCTCGCATTTGAGCATCGCCCCCTATTTGCAGAAGCTCAAGAAGTGTCCTCCATCTTTAGCGGGAATACCGTGCTGGGTAGTTATATTCTATCTAGCAAGAAGGCTCAGTTGTGGACGGACTTGCGTTTAGATGAAGATGGCTTTATCTCTTATTTCATTCCACACGATATTTTGGGCTCACGTCAGGCTGGTCGTGTAGCGCGTGCAATCGCTGAAGCTGAAACTTATCGCATGGCAGCTATGATTGCTTTCCCAGTAGCGAAGAGCCTTTCTATACCACTGAGAACTGCAGAGTCAGAATTGGCAGATTTATCTGAAAGTATTTCTCAGTTGCAAACTGAGTCGGGAGTACATACCGAAAAAGATGGCCATTTTTTAGGTGAACTCTCTAATCTAGCCTCGCGAGCTGAACAATGGATCTCTGGATATGGATTGCGCTTTACTGCCTCTGAGGCATACAGCCAGTTGCTGAGTAAAAATCTATACGAGCTAGTAGAGTCTCCGATTCCGGGTGTGCAGTCTCTCTCAGAGTTTATGGATCGACGTTTTCAGCCGGCAATGGGAACTTGCATTTGGACTCAGCGTAGATTAAAAGAACTATCTGACCGAATCTCAAGGACGACTCAAACTTTGAGAACGCGTATTGAATTCGTAAATGAAGAACAGACGCAAAAATTATTAGCTAGCATGGATCAGCGAGCGCGCTTGCAATTGCGATTACAGGAAACAGTTGAGAGTCTATCTGTTCTAGTGTTGACTTACTATGCAGTGAGTTTGTTGGCTTATATGGCTAAAGGTGTAAAAGAAGCTGGTCTTGCTATTCATCCAGAAATTATTGCCGCTATTGCAGCCCCAGTAGTGGCGATTACTTTCTTGTTCATCAGTAAGCGAAGACGCAAGCGAATCATTGAGATGGGTAAAGCGCTGTAG
- a CDS encoding NAD(P)/FAD-dependent oxidoreductase: MDRRHFIGQSAAAVGLLAGLSSQTKAANLQKAEILVIGGGYGGATAAKYLRLFSNNTARVTLIEPNTSFISCPMSNLVIGGSRTIAEITSPYDTLSKRHGIKIIQDSVSSMDPDKKTVTLASGKTLRYDKAIVSPGISMNFKSVEGLAQANKDGVTLQAWKAGPETVALHKQLAAMREGGTFAISIPEAPYRCPPGPYERACQVANYLQQNNPKGKVLILDANQDVVSKGALFKKVWAEQYAGMIEYRPKSNVIGVDAKTKTLKLEVEDDVKADVLNILPQMAAGEIAIKTGLANSNGRWANVNFLNFESTARKDIHVLGDAIQVAPLMPKSGHMANQHAKVAAAAIVAELNGWEINPAPVLTNTCYSFVNNREVVHVASVHQYNAAEKTFKTVPGSGGLSPAPSILEGIYAWGWAHNIWADSLG; encoded by the coding sequence ATGGATCGTCGACATTTTATAGGTCAGAGCGCTGCAGCAGTTGGCCTGCTTGCAGGTCTCTCAAGTCAAACTAAAGCAGCTAATTTACAAAAAGCAGAAATCTTGGTTATTGGTGGTGGATATGGTGGTGCCACTGCCGCCAAATACTTGCGCCTGTTCTCTAATAACACTGCCAGAGTGACTCTGATTGAGCCCAATACTTCTTTTATCTCTTGCCCAATGTCTAACTTGGTCATCGGTGGTTCACGTACGATAGCTGAAATTACCTCACCGTATGACACTCTGAGCAAGCGCCACGGCATCAAGATTATTCAAGATAGCGTCAGCAGCATGGATCCAGATAAAAAGACAGTCACGCTCGCCTCTGGAAAAACTTTACGCTACGACAAAGCCATTGTGTCTCCTGGAATTTCAATGAACTTCAAAAGCGTTGAAGGCCTTGCACAAGCCAATAAAGATGGCGTAACACTACAAGCTTGGAAAGCTGGTCCAGAGACTGTGGCTTTGCATAAGCAACTCGCTGCGATGCGTGAAGGTGGCACCTTTGCAATCAGCATTCCAGAAGCCCCTTATCGCTGCCCTCCTGGACCCTATGAGCGCGCATGTCAGGTAGCAAACTATCTACAGCAAAACAATCCTAAGGGCAAGGTATTGATCCTAGATGCCAACCAAGATGTGGTTTCTAAAGGGGCCTTGTTCAAGAAAGTGTGGGCAGAGCAATATGCTGGAATGATTGAGTACCGCCCGAAGAGCAATGTCATTGGCGTGGATGCGAAAACCAAAACCCTCAAACTCGAAGTTGAAGATGATGTGAAGGCTGACGTATTAAATATCTTGCCGCAAATGGCCGCTGGTGAAATCGCTATTAAAACTGGATTAGCTAATTCCAATGGTCGCTGGGCGAATGTCAACTTCCTCAACTTTGAGTCAACAGCACGCAAAGATATTCATGTACTAGGTGACGCGATTCAAGTTGCACCACTCATGCCTAAATCTGGTCATATGGCTAATCAACATGCCAAAGTCGCAGCAGCAGCAATCGTTGCAGAATTGAATGGCTGGGAAATCAATCCAGCGCCAGTTCTGACAAACACTTGCTATAGCTTTGTGAATAATCGAGAAGTAGTGCACGTTGCTAGCGTCCATCAATACAACGCTGCTGAAAAAACTTTCAAGACTGTTCCGGGATCTGGGGGCTTATCGCCAGCACCTTCTATTCTGGAGGGTATTTATGCTTGGGGCTGGGCGCATAACATCTGGGCAGATAGCTTGGGCTAA
- a CDS encoding c-type cytochrome gives MQMKYLKPILVTSALIGLSHWSGLSFAQTADQLYKRGLAATCANCHGTDGKGVVDGGMPLINNLTSEQMLAKLKAYKSGALEGTIMPQLAKGYSDEQLTTIANQLGKKQ, from the coding sequence ATGCAGATGAAGTATTTAAAACCCATTTTGGTGACTAGCGCTCTTATTGGCCTTAGCCATTGGAGCGGACTCAGTTTTGCCCAAACCGCTGACCAACTATATAAACGAGGACTTGCAGCTACCTGCGCTAATTGCCACGGCACGGATGGCAAAGGCGTTGTGGATGGTGGTATGCCGCTAATTAATAATCTCACTAGCGAACAAATGCTCGCCAAATTAAAAGCTTATAAATCTGGAGCATTAGAGGGCACGATCATGCCGCAGTTAGCCAAAGGCTATTCCGACGAACAACTCACCACTATTGCCAATCAACTTGGCAAGAAACAATAA
- a CDS encoding glycosyltransferase family 39 protein, translating to MRGSFTYRNAIFILLLGVFTYLYGLDSRFAPKNGDEYPYMHIVRMTADAGAWLPLQSEMDGIKNTKPPLIFWEGIASTDWGSSWTLFALRWPSVVYTGLTALFLFLAVSRFSGNRQTGLLASLVWLSFFATYRYGRPFLTDPPEVFWLSLPFFALLYWGRAAFESKLLFPVLAGASFGMALLSKSFAYIVPAAFALGLFYWRWREWSIPKVLLQDLYKVLLIAILALGVFALWFVLDPFPEAVWKEFVLGENAGKFEARSSNYVLDLVRGGDSVWMLALTTLANAGLFTFVLITALIQCWRERRFMSLEESLLLLLILAFFIVFSLPSQRSGRYLLPVMPAFAAVIALYWDRLPVWGFRIALLLQLLLLAALVWVGGNLQLSNFLGQSGIWSYSPWHWVFMGTAIVLVLLGLFNRERTKAIALAGCFLCYCALTSGLSPLEGALGRYSQATIQGLAGKDVWVPCDYRAKDEEYRLLLPGAILHGYLAKDASQINLLTSTYPIVAVQSAIGVEPTLCDSCKIVGKRMEMRARHSDAEIQAILRGHIGEHLFVNEYLIATPANIALPLVGKDACR from the coding sequence ATGCGTGGCTCATTTACCTATCGAAATGCTATTTTCATCCTTCTTCTAGGTGTATTTACCTATCTATATGGTTTAGATAGTCGCTTCGCTCCAAAGAATGGGGACGAATACCCCTATATGCATATCGTCCGAATGACCGCGGATGCTGGTGCTTGGTTGCCCCTTCAGTCTGAGATGGATGGCATTAAAAATACGAAGCCTCCCTTGATATTTTGGGAGGGCATTGCTAGTACCGACTGGGGAAGCAGCTGGACACTTTTCGCACTGCGTTGGCCCAGTGTTGTATATACCGGCTTAACCGCGCTATTCTTATTTTTGGCTGTATCTCGCTTTAGCGGTAATCGGCAGACTGGCTTATTGGCCTCTTTAGTATGGCTCTCCTTTTTTGCAACTTACCGCTATGGTCGTCCATTTCTGACAGATCCCCCTGAAGTATTTTGGCTAAGCTTGCCTTTCTTTGCGCTGCTGTATTGGGGTAGAGCTGCTTTCGAATCGAAGCTTTTATTTCCTGTATTGGCAGGCGCCTCTTTTGGGATGGCCTTGCTGTCAAAGTCTTTTGCTTATATTGTGCCCGCTGCATTTGCATTAGGTTTGTTCTACTGGCGCTGGCGTGAGTGGAGCATTCCCAAGGTCTTATTGCAAGACCTTTATAAAGTCTTATTGATTGCTATTTTAGCTTTGGGTGTGTTTGCACTTTGGTTTGTCCTGGATCCTTTCCCTGAAGCGGTTTGGAAAGAATTTGTTCTGGGTGAGAATGCCGGTAAGTTTGAAGCGCGTAGCTCAAACTATGTATTGGATTTAGTACGAGGTGGCGATAGTGTTTGGATGCTGGCTTTAACGACTTTAGCTAATGCCGGACTCTTTACCTTTGTGTTGATTACTGCATTAATTCAATGTTGGCGAGAGCGGCGTTTTATGTCTCTTGAAGAGAGTCTGTTACTGCTATTGATCTTAGCTTTTTTTATTGTATTTAGTTTGCCAAGTCAGCGCTCTGGGCGTTATCTGCTTCCAGTGATGCCAGCTTTTGCTGCTGTGATCGCCCTGTATTGGGATCGATTGCCCGTCTGGGGATTTCGGATTGCATTACTACTGCAGTTACTATTACTTGCTGCGCTTGTTTGGGTGGGCGGTAATTTACAGCTGTCTAACTTCCTAGGTCAGTCTGGCATCTGGAGTTACTCCCCTTGGCATTGGGTTTTTATGGGAACCGCGATAGTCCTAGTATTACTTGGACTATTTAATCGAGAGCGTACTAAGGCAATCGCTTTGGCGGGCTGCTTTCTTTGCTACTGCGCACTCACTAGCGGCTTATCACCTCTCGAGGGTGCCTTAGGCCGGTACTCGCAAGCGACTATTCAAGGCCTTGCCGGAAAAGATGTTTGGGTACCTTGCGACTATCGCGCCAAGGATGAAGAGTATCGACTCTTATTGCCTGGAGCAATATTGCATGGCTATTTGGCAAAGGATGCCAGTCAAATTAATTTACTGACCAGTACTTATCCAATAGTAGCGGTGCAGTCAGCGATTGGTGTGGAACCCACACTATGCGATTCTTGCAAAATAGTGGGCAAACGAATGGAGATGCGAGCACGCCATTCTGATGCAGAAATTCAGGCGATACTCAGGGGTCATATTGGAGAACACCTGTTTGTGAATGAATATTTAATTGCCACCCCTGCAAACATTGCATTGCCACTGGTTGGTAAGGATGCTTGTCGATGA
- a CDS encoding exo-alpha-sialidase, translating to MSRVIAFCFLLLASVLGYLHIDSLPVWAPFASDYPVNNANQFEAASEVTGNVKPVKSLKPIQPVQPNLLIDWLPDTGAPSVHAASLIALKNGAVRAFWFAGSREGAPDVVINTSVFDPRASRWSAPTVVMDRVSAEKGLSRYIAKLGNPVPARIADGRMQLFFVTVSIGGWAGSSISSMISDDEGLTWDRPQRLISSPLINLSTLVKSPAMAFVDGRLGLPAYHEWIGRFGELLRIDASQVIDKRRMSSGRSAIQPVVFTDGPQVAKAFFRQTRPSSQPKQIPVSETKDAGRSWTVTKDLEIPNPNSALAALTLANGTRLMVLNNIEAARYRLVMVMREPSSPQWQVVQVLEDDASLLNDQHREFSYPYLISANGDDAHLAYTWNRAKIKHVYFPAAWFKHALSSMKEK from the coding sequence ATGAGTCGTGTGATTGCCTTTTGTTTTTTATTGCTGGCCTCGGTGCTGGGTTATCTCCACATTGACAGTCTCCCAGTGTGGGCGCCGTTTGCAAGTGATTACCCAGTGAATAATGCCAATCAATTTGAAGCTGCATCTGAAGTAACTGGGAATGTTAAGCCAGTAAAGTCACTAAAGCCCATTCAGCCCGTTCAGCCCAACCTGCTGATAGATTGGTTACCTGACACTGGCGCTCCTTCAGTGCATGCCGCCTCTTTAATTGCGCTGAAGAATGGCGCAGTGAGGGCCTTCTGGTTCGCGGGTAGTCGAGAAGGCGCTCCAGACGTAGTCATCAATACATCTGTATTTGATCCGCGTGCATCTCGATGGAGTGCTCCAACAGTTGTGATGGATCGCGTTAGTGCTGAAAAAGGCTTGTCTCGTTATATTGCTAAGTTAGGCAATCCTGTTCCAGCAAGAATAGCCGATGGTCGAATGCAATTATTTTTTGTCACAGTTTCTATTGGAGGTTGGGCTGGTAGTTCAATTTCTTCAATGATTTCAGATGATGAGGGTTTGACTTGGGATCGGCCGCAGCGCCTAATCAGCTCCCCGCTGATTAATCTCAGTACCTTGGTAAAGTCACCAGCCATGGCATTTGTAGATGGGCGACTGGGTTTACCGGCATACCATGAGTGGATTGGTCGCTTTGGGGAGCTTTTGAGAATCGATGCGAGTCAGGTAATCGATAAGCGACGCATGAGTTCGGGCAGGAGTGCAATTCAGCCAGTAGTTTTTACTGATGGCCCGCAGGTGGCAAAAGCTTTCTTTCGCCAAACTCGACCCAGTTCTCAGCCAAAGCAAATCCCTGTAAGTGAAACTAAGGATGCTGGACGATCATGGACGGTAACAAAAGACCTGGAGATTCCAAATCCCAATTCAGCGCTTGCTGCACTCACTTTGGCGAATGGCACAAGATTGATGGTCCTGAATAACATCGAGGCAGCGCGCTATCGCTTGGTGATGGTCATGCGTGAGCCAAGCTCCCCTCAATGGCAAGTAGTGCAGGTACTCGAGGATGATGCATCTTTACTCAATGATCAGCATCGAGAATTCTCCTACCCATATTTGATTTCCGCGAATGGTGATGATGCGCATCTTGCTTATACCTGGAATAGAGCAAAGATTAAGCATGTGTATTTTCCAGCTGCCTGGTTTAAGCATGCCCTCAGTAGTATGAAAGAAAAGTAA
- a CDS encoding tripartite tricarboxylate transporter substrate binding protein: MKFKKTLFAGIAAVVSASTLLGSNIASAQKDWPTKSVQLVVPFAAGGPTDTIARLIAVPMGQALGQTVVVENVPGAGGTIASTKVARAAPDGYTIYIHHMGMATANALYDKLPYDPMTSFEYIGQVADVPMVLLGKKDLPVNNFKELEAYIKANGSKVTMANAGPGAVSQLCGLLFQSRMGVRLTNIPYKGTGPALTDLLGGQVDLLCDQTTQTIPYIKDGRVKAFGTTTMKRLPAIPNVPTLNEQGLKGFEVKVWHGVYAPKGTPKPVLDKINAALKKALTNPDVKKRLDDANIDIVSMDKVSANGLKDHLDKEINVWGPVIRKANIPD, encoded by the coding sequence ATGAAATTCAAGAAAACCCTCTTTGCTGGAATTGCTGCAGTTGTCAGCGCCAGTACTTTATTGGGCAGCAATATTGCATCTGCTCAAAAAGATTGGCCTACAAAATCAGTTCAATTGGTTGTTCCATTTGCAGCTGGTGGCCCAACTGACACTATCGCACGCTTAATTGCAGTGCCAATGGGTCAGGCCTTAGGTCAAACAGTGGTAGTTGAGAACGTGCCAGGTGCTGGCGGCACAATTGCCTCCACCAAGGTTGCACGTGCAGCTCCAGACGGCTACACCATCTATATTCATCACATGGGGATGGCTACAGCAAATGCGCTGTATGACAAACTCCCATACGACCCAATGACTAGCTTTGAGTACATCGGCCAAGTTGCTGACGTGCCAATGGTATTGCTCGGTAAAAAAGATTTGCCAGTCAACAACTTTAAAGAGCTTGAGGCTTACATTAAAGCCAATGGTTCAAAAGTAACGATGGCTAATGCAGGTCCAGGCGCTGTGTCACAGCTATGCGGCTTGTTGTTCCAAAGTCGCATGGGTGTTCGCTTGACCAATATTCCTTACAAAGGAACTGGTCCTGCTTTAACTGACCTCTTAGGCGGTCAAGTTGACCTCTTGTGCGATCAGACAACACAAACTATTCCTTATATTAAGGATGGCCGTGTAAAAGCATTTGGTACAACCACGATGAAGCGTTTACCAGCCATTCCTAACGTTCCTACTCTGAACGAACAAGGCCTCAAAGGCTTTGAAGTTAAGGTATGGCATGGTGTGTATGCTCCAAAAGGTACTCCAAAACCAGTGCTGGATAAAATCAATGCTGCTCTGAAGAAAGCATTGACCAATCCTGATGTGAAGAAGCGCTTGGATGATGCCAACATTGATATCGTATCAATGGATAAAGTATCCGCCAATGGCCTTAAGGATCACCTCGATAAAGAAATCAACGTCTGGGGTCCAGTCATTCGTAAAGCCAATATTCCAGATTAA